The following coding sequences are from one Hippocampus zosterae strain Florida unplaced genomic scaffold, ASM2543408v3 HiC_scaffold_357, whole genome shotgun sequence window:
- the LOC127595003 gene encoding LOW QUALITY PROTEIN: intraflagellar transport protein 80 homolog (The sequence of the model RefSeq protein was modified relative to this genomic sequence to represent the inferred CDS: substituted 1 base at 1 genomic stop codon) — protein sequence MTEKQVAGEAAGHLEGVVDFHSSIINTILQQNSRIDRQLTELGHNLNLLKFFALENLQIRVASAHPGDLPAQEGAKFNLRFELVDEEGQRVRNDNPLTFSLAVLSADNQPLETTNIFRYCLDSKLVEGEGEIRGVQPIEVTSHFPKGFVTLGVRLHCQNVQRRYAEQACVKLFTPANGTVNKFVDLPSPINDFDAMPPMKGAAEGFALAHADGTVSFLLKTGKLEKKHPDAHKGSAVAVKWSYDGSSLASCGEDGVVKIWSRNGSFRNELMRQDSTVYSLGWSPESDAVLYCNEKTITIKPIQPSRKANTWKAHDCLVLRVDWNPSSNLIVSAGEDCRYKIWDHFGRQLFCSTPYDYVLTAVAWAPSGEYFAVGGFGMLRLCDKTGWTYSYHKLAAGSPYKIAWSQDSTAIAAGCGGGEVLVGSVLDRAFHYQSWEALVAGEQRIVVKDLVNEAQXEIEFKDRVVNVSLAYNHLVVTTSKQCYVYNFQNWNTPVILDLRDSVTMVVQSARHFMLVDVASGLLLYNYDGKSLATVKLAGKYEFLTKRKVSLSPDYLAIVENNNRSLKFYDVASGKPAAFQLDHSADITEVHLNQVENAAERKIAFTDSNKDLHLCSYGKKEVEKVAGIVESFQWHSRFDVLAATSHERFLAWYSPAAVFLDKDILELCKVAREAPQVGHLSQIVSFTGSAVTIRRKDGALVSESVSPYPFILYEFCEKLKWEKAIKLCRYVKEPSLWACLAVVSLLVRELNSVEIALAAIEMADKLEYINYVKELPSEVSRQAALALFFRKYQEAEQILVQSKLFYRAVKMNIKLFRWEHALDLAYGFKKHVDTVVAYRNRYLERIGKEENLKKFLKAREEVGVVSWEAVKAEIRAEKEREKKLK from the exons ATGACTGAAAAACAGGTTGCAGGCGAGGCTGCTGGGCATCTTGAGGGTGTGGTGGACTTCCACTCCAGCATCATCAACACCATCCTGCAGCAGAACAGCCGCATCGACCGCCAGCTCACCGAGCTTGGCCATAACCTCAACCTGCTCAA ATTCTTCGCCCTAGAAAATCTACAAATACGAGTTGCGTCTGCTCACCCCGGTGACCTGCCCGCTCAAGAAGGGGCCAAGTTCAATCTCCGGTTTGAGCTGGTGGACGAGGAGGGCCAGCGTGTGCGCAACGACAATCCCCTCACCTTCAGCCTGGCGGTCCTCTCCGCGGACAACCAGCCACTCGAGACCACCAACATATTCCGCTACTGCCTGGACAGCAAACTGGTGGAGGGAGAGGGCGAAATCCGGGGGGTGCAGCCGATCGAAGTGACCTCGCACTTCCCGAAGGGGTTCGTGACGCTGGGGGTGCGGCTGCACTGCCAGAACGTGCAGCGGCGATA CGCGGAGCAGGCCTGTGTCAAGCTCTTCACACCCGCCAACGGCACCGTCAACAAATTCGTCGACCTCCCCTCGCCGATCAATGACTTTGATGCCATGCCCCCCATGAAGGGCGCTGCGGAAGGGTTCGCCCTGGCCCACGCGGACGGGACCGTCAGTTTTCTACTCAAGACTGGGAAGTTAGAGAAAAAGCACCCCGACGCGCACAAGGGGAGTGCGGTGGCTGTCAAGTGGAGTTACGACGGCAGCTCGCTGGCAAGCTGCGGAGAGGACGGGGTGGTCAAGATCTGGTCTAGGAACGGCAGCTTCCGGAATGAGCTGATGCGCCAGGACAGCACTGTCTACTCGCTGGGGTGGTCGCCCGAAAGCGACGCAGTGTTGTACTGCAACGAGAAGACCATCACCATAAAGCCTATCCAGCCAAGCCGGAAGGCCAACACCTGGAAGGCGCACGACTGCCTGGTGCTGCGGGTGGACTGGAACCCCTCCAGCAACCTGATCGTGTCGGCAGGCGAGGACTGTCGCTACAAGATCTGGGATCATTTTGGCCGACAGCTGTTCTGCTCGACGCCCTACGACTATGTGCTGACGGCGGTGGCCTGGGCTCCCAGTGGGGAATATTTCGCAGTGGGAGGGTTTGGTATGCTGCGGCTTTGTGACAAGACTGGGTGGACATACTCATACCACAAGCTGGCGGCCGGCTCGCCTTACAAGATCGCGTGGTCGCAGGATTCGACGGCGATCGCCGCTGGCTGCGGAGGAGGCGAGGTGCTGGTGGGCAGCGTGCTGGACCGGGCGTTCCACTACCAGTCGTGGGAGGCGCTGGTGGCGGGCGAGCAGCGGATCGTGGTGAAGGACCTGGTGAACGAGGCCCAATAAGAGATCGAATTCAAGGACCGGGTGGTGAACGTGTCCCTGGCCTACAACCACCTCGTAGTGACCACCTCGAAGCAGTGCTACGTGTACAACTTCCAGAACTGGAACACCCCGGTGATCCTGGACCTGCGGGACTCCGTGACGATGGTGGTGCAGAGTGCCCGGCATTTCATGCTGGTGGACGTGGCCAGCGGGCTGCTGCTCTACAACTACGACGGGAAGAGCCTCGCGACTGTCAAGCTCGCCGGCAAGTACGAGTTCCTGACCAAGCGCAAGGTCAGCCTCTCGCCTGACTATCTAGCCATCGTCGAGAACAACAACCGCTCGCTCAAGTTTTACGACGTGGCCAGTGGCAAGCCCGCAGCCTTCCAGCTGGACCACTCTGCGGACATCACCGAGGTGCACCTCAACCAGGTCGAAAACGCAGCCGAGCGGAAGATCGCCTTCACGGACAGCAACAAggacctgcacctctgcagctACGGCAAGAAGGAGGTCGAGAAGGTGGCCGGCATCGTGGAGTCCTTCCAGTGGCACTCGCGATTCGATGTGCTGGCGGCCACCTCTCACGAGCGCTTCCTGGCGTGGTACTCGCCCGCAGCTGTGTTCCTGGACAAAGACATCCTGGAGCTGTGCAAGGTGGCTCGCGAGGCGCCGCAGGTCGGCCACCTGAGCCAGATCGTGAGCTTCACGGGGTCAGCGGTGACCATCCGGCGGAAAGACGGGGCCCTGGTCAGCGAAAGCGTCTCGCCGTACCCGTTCATCCTCTACGAGTTCTGCGAGAAGCTGAAGTGGGAGAAGGCGATAAAGCTGTGCCGCTACGTCAAGGAGCCCTCGCTGTGGGCCTGTCTGGCGGTGGTCTCGCTGCTGGTCCGCGAACTCAACTCGGTGGAGATCGCGCTGGCGGCGATCGAGATGGCGGACAAGCTGGAGTACATAAACTACGTGAAGGAGCTGCCCTCCGAGGTGTCGCGGCAGGCGGCGCTGGCCCTCTTCTTCCGGAAGTACCAGGAGGCCGAGCAGATCCTCGTGCAGAGCAAACTGTTCTACCGGGCGGTTAAGATGAACATCAAGCTCTTCCGCTGGGAGCACGCCCTCGACCTGGCCTACGGGTTCAAGAAGCACGTGGACACCGTGGTGGCCTACCGCAACCGCTACCTCGAGCGCATCGGCAAGGAGGAGAACCTCAAGAAGTTCCTGAAGGCGCGCGAGGAGGTGGGCGTGGTCAGCTGGGAGGCAGTCAAGGCCGAGATCCGCGCGGAGAAGGAGCGCGAGAAGAAGCTGAAATGA
- the LOC127595004 gene encoding LOW QUALITY PROTEIN: histidine--tRNA ligase, cytoplasmic-like (The sequence of the model RefSeq protein was modified relative to this genomic sequence to represent the inferred CDS: substituted 3 bases at 3 genomic stop codons) — MFDPFRLAAKARFCSWQAPPPDKPLILKCAKGARDLGPRESAVRRTAINKIVEVFEQHGGVELDTPVFELTELLVGKYGAGSKLIYDLADQGGEQLSLRYDLTVPFSRYMASNAVKKMKRYQVGKVYRRDNPVMTKGRFREFYQCDFDIAGEYDPMLPEAEVLKIVHDVLTRLGLGAFAIRVNSRAILDSMVARAGIPAEMFKTTCSSLDKLDKVSWAEVRKELVXEKHIAAEAADALGKLVTHRGRIAEIVQRLLELKALPGAEPALEGFMLLDKYLEAFGLQEQVQMDLSLARGLDYYTGLIFEANFLGELXELGSVAAGGRYDRLIGXLSGGQHIPAVGGSIGIERIFAALERGAAHNKSNKCMVLVASVGKGLAVERIKVLTWLWQKGVKAEQLLVDSPKPQKQLSHAFDELIPMILWIGEDEVRTGVFSLKVLYKGTELKAPLAELLPRIRAEQEEFEALAAKGPVVFKKK; from the coding sequence ATGTTCGACCCTTTCCGCCTCGCCGCCAAGGCCCGTTTCTGCTCCTGGCAGGCCCCTCCGCCTGACAAGCCCTTGATCCTCAAGTGTGCCAAGGGCGCCCGCGACTTGGGCCCCCGGGAGAGCGCTGTGCGGAGGACAGCTATCAACAAGATCGTCGAGGTGTTCGAGCAGCACGGCGGGGTGGAGCTCGACACCCCTGTCTTCGAACTGACCGAACTGCTGGTCGGCAAGTACGGGGCGGGCTCCAAACTGATCTACGACCTGGCGGACCAAGGCGGGGAGCAGCTGTCCCTGCGGTACGACCTGACCGTGCCCTTCAGCCGCTACATGGCCAGCAACGCAGTCAAGAAGATGAAGCGCTACCAGGTCGGCAAGGTCTATCGCCGTGACAATCCGGTCATGACCAAGGGCCGGTTCAGGGAGTTCTACCAGTGCGACTTTGACATCGCTGGGGAGTACGACCCCATGCTGCCCGAGGCCGAGGTCCTAAAGATCGTACATGACGTGCTGACTCGGCTGGGCCTTGGCGCCTTTGCTATCCGGGTCAACTCCAGGGCGATCCTGGACAGCATGGTCGCACGGGCAGGTATCCCGGCTGAGATGTTCAAGACCACCTGCTCCTCGCTTGACAAGCTCGACAAGGTCAGCTGGGCCGAGGTCCGCAAAGAGCTGGTCTAGGAAAAGCACATCGCTGCTGAAGCCGCGGATGCCCTTGGCAAGCTAGTAACGCATCGGGGGAGGATCGCAGAAATCGTGCAGCGGCTGCTCGAGCTGAAAGCCTTGCCAGGGGCCGAGCCTGCACTCGAAGGGTTTATGCTTCTGGATAAGTATCTGGAGGCCTTTGGGCTGCAGGAGCAGGTACAGATGGACCTGTCCTTGGCCCGCGGACTAGACTACTACACTGGGCTGATCTTCGAGGCGAATTTCTTGGGCGAGTTGTAAGAACTGGGGTCGGTGGCAGCAGGTGGGCGGTATGACCGGTTGATCGGCTAGCTTTCGGGGGGACAGCATATCCCTGCAGTAGGAGGGTCAATCGGTATCGAGCGCATCTTCGCGGCGCTCGAGCGCGGGGCAGCCCACAACAAGTCGAACAAGTGCATGGTGCTGGTAGCCTCTGTGGGGAAGGGACTGGCAGTTGAGCGCATCAAGGTGCTGACCTGGCTCTGGCAGAAGGGGGTAAAGGCCGAGCAGCTGCTGGTGGACAGTCCCAAACCTCAAAAGCAGCTAAGCCACGCCTTTGACGAGCTTATCCCCATGATCCTCTGGATTGGCGAAGACGAGGTACGCACAGGGGTCTTCAGTCTCAAGGTGCTCTACAAGGGGACGGAGTTGAAAGCTCCCCTCGCCGAACTGTTGCCGCGCATCCGGGCCGAGCAGGAGGAGTTCGAGGCCCTGGCCGCGAAGGGACCGGTGGTGTTCAAGAAGAAATGA
- the LOC127595005 gene encoding uncharacterized protein LOC127595005 — MNLVLDPAEGRHGLYLGNIEAAHSVNTLRQKDIKAVLTAAEYSGVKYSKGEGITHLIIPADDIPSYNMARHFERGIKFIREQLAQGCVLVHCFAGISRSSTLVLAYLIREHRVSLVRGIDMLRSRRPIVCPNIGKELKRRREAEQPKEDKLEIVALQPPTQTKKGLHPNLLHSPETAPEPKSRTLGKYKPGSFSRSGSINARLLWRPK, encoded by the exons ATGAACCTGGTGCTGGACCCGGCCGAGGGCAGGCACGGGCTCTACCTCGGCAACATCGAGGCCGCGCACTCGGTCAACACCCTCCGCCAGAAGGACATCAAGGCCGTGCTGACTGCCGCGGAGTACTCGGGAGTGAAGTACAGCAAGGGCGAAGGCATCACGCATCTCATCATCCCGGCCGACGACATCCCCAGCTACAACATGGCCCGGCACTTCGAGCGGGGCATCAAGTTCATCCGCGAGCAGCTGGCCCAGGGCTGCGTGCTGGTGCACTGCTTCGCGGGCATTTCCCGCAGCAGCACCCTGGTGCTGGCCTACCTGATCCGCGAGCACAGGGTCAGCCTGGTCAGAGGCATCGACATGCTCCGCAGCCGGCGGCCTATCGTCTGCCCCAACATTGG TAAAGAACTCAAGCGACGGCGTGAGGCCGAGCAGCCCAAGGAGGACAAGCTCGAGATCGTGGCCCTGCAGCCCCCCACCCAGACCAAGAAGGGCCTGCACCCCAACCTGCTCCACAGCCCCGAGACGGCCCCCGAGCCCAAATCCCGGACGCTAGGCAAGTACAAGCCCGGCAGCTTCAGCAGGTCAGGCTCGATAAATGCCAGGCTGCTCTGGCGCCCCAAGTGA